The Nocardioides campestrisoli genome includes a window with the following:
- a CDS encoding mycoredoxin, whose translation MSAATATLTMYSTPWCGYCHRLRSQLDREGIGYEVVDIEQVPEAAAIVEQVNGGNQTVPTLVYADGSAQTNPSLAQVKAKLAELG comes from the coding sequence ATGAGCGCAGCGACCGCCACGTTGACCATGTACAGCACCCCCTGGTGCGGCTACTGCCACCGCCTGCGCAGCCAGCTCGACCGCGAGGGGATCGGCTACGAGGTGGTCGACATCGAGCAGGTGCCCGAGGCCGCCGCGATCGTGGAACAGGTCAACGGCGGCAACCAGACCGTGCCCACGCTCGTGTACGCCGACGGCTCGGCGCAGACCAACCCGTCGCTGGCCCAGGTGAAGGCAAAGCTCGCCGAGCTCGGCTGA
- the nudC gene encoding NAD(+) diphosphatase: MAPRELPHVALSARAHNREALHRTDEAWLEREWGSSETRVLVLAGARVRAAEDGLAWVAPDEAPDGVRVLLGRRDGVTRFAVLGEPRRDEDGWLGARELVAGLAAGDRGPGEVPWLFHAVGLAEWHRSTRFCPRCGGTLEVRSAGHELRCTACGRAQFPRTDPAVIMAVSHGEPGSDQERLLLGRQASWPQGRWSTLAGFCEPGETLEDAVRREVAEEVGVEVGEVSYVGSQPWPLPASLMVGFLARALTTKIDVDGAEIEDARWFTREELREGMASGEVRVPGSVSISSSLLELWYGEPLPSGW, translated from the coding sequence ATGGCACCTCGTGAGCTTCCGCACGTCGCCCTCTCCGCCCGCGCGCACAACCGGGAGGCGCTGCACCGGACCGACGAGGCCTGGCTGGAGCGCGAGTGGGGCTCATCCGAGACTCGGGTGCTGGTGCTCGCCGGCGCCCGGGTCCGCGCCGCGGAGGACGGACTGGCCTGGGTCGCCCCCGACGAGGCCCCCGACGGGGTGCGGGTCCTGCTCGGCCGCCGTGACGGAGTGACCCGGTTCGCCGTCCTCGGGGAGCCGCGTCGCGACGAGGACGGCTGGCTGGGGGCGCGAGAGCTGGTCGCCGGACTGGCGGCCGGGGACCGGGGACCGGGCGAGGTGCCGTGGCTCTTCCACGCCGTGGGGCTGGCGGAGTGGCACCGTTCGACCCGCTTCTGCCCTCGGTGCGGCGGGACCCTGGAGGTCCGCTCGGCGGGCCACGAGCTGCGGTGCACGGCGTGCGGACGAGCGCAGTTCCCGCGCACCGACCCGGCGGTGATCATGGCGGTCAGCCACGGAGAGCCCGGCAGCGACCAGGAGCGCCTGCTGCTGGGCCGTCAGGCGTCGTGGCCGCAGGGGCGCTGGTCGACGCTCGCGGGCTTCTGCGAGCCGGGGGAGACCCTGGAGGACGCCGTACGGCGCGAGGTCGCCGAGGAGGTCGGCGTCGAGGTGGGTGAGGTCTCCTACGTCGGGAGCCAGCCCTGGCCGTTGCCCGCCAGCCTGATGGTGGGGTTTCTGGCCCGCGCCCTGACCACCAAGATCGACGTGGACGGCGCCGAGATCGAGGACGCCCGCTGGTTCACCCGCGAGGAGCTGCGCGAGGGGATGGCGTCCGGGGAGGTGCGGGTCCCCGGCTCGGTCTCCATCTCGTCCTCGCTGCTGGAGCTCTGGTACGGCGAGCCGCTGCCGTCCGGCTGGTGA
- a CDS encoding ATP-dependent helicase, protein MTTTTTTTTSTTGSGRSAAPREPVRLDSPEDLQALMGGHPPSSEQWAAITAPLRPAVVVAGAGSGKTTLMAQRVVYLVATGQVRPEEVLGLTFTTKAAAELRQRVRSALTAAGLLDDSVPTGRDPEDDEEVLEPTIATYNAYASTLLDDHGLRIGHEPDTRIVNDAARYQLGARVVERFTGAVEHLTDHPPTAIQNLLALDGAMSEHLVDAETVRRFDAEARVGFERAQAAEAAGKNRKTYLEGPGKAIYAIDRRQELLALVEGYRRLKRDLGLMDFGDQIAWAARLVQEQPEVGEVERARFKVVLLDEYQDTSVAQATMLSRLFSGPTPEAGLGHPVMAVGDPNQAIYGWRGASVSNILNFDETFPSADGQPMRLQLTINRRSDSEILGVANRLAAPLLEQYGDKVAKLRPAESSGPGRVETHVFDRAVDELAWLVEAVQEVHEGGTPWSEVGVLSRDNSTAEQVYDALTGAGVPVEIVGLAGLLRLPEVAEIVATLTLLHDVTANPALLTLLTGPRWAIGPRDLRLLAERAGELSGARGRREVSTIADQLLGIADGVDPSELPALGDALLSPGEAAYSPEALERFGLLSAELRRLRAYVGDPLLDVVRRIIDVTGVDVELASAVSESATARRDNVDLFVKAVADFQSVDGDVTLPALLAYLTAEDEQGNGLDIATPTAADSVKLLTVHRSKGLEWSSVFCVGVCETRFPSNRSRTLWTSSPAVLPAPLRGDAPDQPQLEGWDKAALDDFRARTKAHDAEEELRLGYVAFTRAAHHLAVTSHCWGQRATPFGPSDYQRSVREHLEAASVPVERWLEKPERGTPNPNDQVDSVRAWPSTGLGRETERRLVAAELVRSVDPTAPDEGLDMIEAARVADWDADLGQLLAEARAERATGVEVPMPRSLSATAVARLRDDPRGFARELARPMPRPPAPQARFGTAFHAWVEARFGQQQLLDFDDLPGRADAGIDDRDDLREVIERFEAGPFAERAPYVVEEPFALVLAGQVVRGRIDAVYREPDGGYLVVDWKTNRAETADPLQLAIYRLAWAEVRGVPVESVRAIFHYVRTGRTVEPEGLPGRAELERLVLPS, encoded by the coding sequence GTGACCACGACCACCACGACCACGACCAGCACGACCGGGTCCGGCAGGTCGGCCGCCCCCCGGGAGCCGGTCCGGCTGGACAGTCCCGAGGACCTGCAGGCCCTGATGGGCGGGCACCCGCCCAGCAGCGAGCAGTGGGCCGCCATCACCGCCCCGCTGCGCCCCGCGGTGGTCGTGGCCGGTGCGGGCAGCGGGAAGACGACGTTGATGGCCCAGCGCGTCGTCTACCTGGTGGCCACCGGGCAGGTGCGTCCCGAGGAGGTGCTCGGGCTGACCTTCACCACCAAGGCGGCCGCCGAGCTGCGCCAGCGGGTGCGGAGCGCGCTGACCGCGGCGGGCCTGCTCGACGACAGCGTGCCCACGGGCCGGGACCCCGAGGACGACGAGGAGGTGCTGGAGCCGACCATCGCGACGTACAACGCCTACGCCTCCACCCTGCTCGACGACCACGGGCTGCGCATCGGGCACGAGCCCGACACCCGGATCGTCAACGACGCCGCCCGCTACCAGCTCGGCGCCCGCGTGGTCGAGCGGTTCACCGGCGCGGTCGAGCACCTGACCGACCACCCGCCGACCGCCATCCAGAACCTGCTCGCCCTGGACGGGGCGATGAGCGAGCACCTGGTCGACGCGGAGACCGTCCGCCGGTTCGACGCCGAGGCGCGGGTGGGCTTCGAGCGGGCACAGGCCGCCGAGGCGGCCGGCAAGAACCGCAAGACCTACCTGGAGGGCCCGGGCAAGGCGATCTACGCGATCGACCGGCGCCAGGAGCTGTTGGCGCTGGTCGAGGGCTACCGGCGGCTCAAGCGCGACCTGGGTCTGATGGACTTCGGCGACCAGATCGCCTGGGCGGCGCGGCTGGTGCAGGAGCAGCCCGAGGTGGGGGAGGTCGAGCGCGCCCGGTTCAAGGTGGTGCTCCTCGACGAGTACCAGGACACCTCCGTGGCGCAGGCCACGATGCTCTCCCGGCTCTTCTCCGGGCCCACGCCGGAGGCCGGCCTGGGACACCCGGTGATGGCGGTCGGCGACCCCAACCAGGCCATCTACGGCTGGCGGGGCGCCTCGGTCTCCAACATCCTCAACTTCGACGAGACCTTCCCCTCCGCCGACGGGCAGCCGATGCGGCTGCAGCTCACCATCAACCGGCGCTCGGACTCCGAGATCCTCGGCGTGGCCAATCGGCTGGCGGCGCCGCTCCTGGAGCAGTACGGCGACAAGGTCGCCAAGCTCCGCCCGGCCGAGAGCTCGGGGCCGGGGCGCGTGGAGACCCATGTCTTCGACCGTGCCGTCGACGAGCTCGCGTGGCTGGTCGAGGCGGTCCAGGAGGTGCACGAGGGGGGCACCCCGTGGTCGGAGGTCGGTGTCCTGAGCCGGGACAACAGCACCGCCGAGCAGGTCTACGACGCCCTGACCGGCGCCGGCGTCCCGGTCGAGATCGTCGGCCTCGCCGGACTGCTCCGGCTGCCCGAGGTGGCCGAGATCGTCGCCACCCTGACCCTGCTCCACGACGTGACGGCCAACCCGGCGCTCCTGACGCTGCTCACCGGCCCGCGGTGGGCGATCGGTCCACGGGACCTGCGGCTGCTGGCCGAGCGCGCCGGGGAGCTCTCGGGGGCCCGCGGGCGGCGCGAGGTGTCGACGATCGCCGACCAGCTGCTCGGCATCGCGGACGGGGTGGACCCCTCTGAGCTGCCGGCGCTGGGCGACGCGCTGCTCTCGCCGGGGGAGGCCGCCTACTCCCCGGAGGCCCTCGAGCGGTTCGGCCTGCTCTCCGCGGAGCTGCGGCGGCTGCGCGCCTACGTGGGCGACCCGTTGCTCGACGTGGTCCGCCGGATCATCGACGTGACGGGTGTCGACGTCGAGCTCGCCTCGGCCGTCTCGGAGTCCGCCACCGCCCGGCGCGACAACGTCGACCTCTTCGTCAAGGCGGTCGCGGACTTCCAGTCCGTCGACGGCGACGTGACCCTGCCGGCGCTATTGGCCTACCTCACCGCCGAGGACGAGCAGGGCAACGGCCTGGACATCGCCACCCCCACCGCGGCGGACTCGGTCAAGCTGCTGACCGTGCACCGCTCCAAGGGCCTCGAGTGGTCCTCGGTCTTCTGCGTGGGTGTCTGCGAGACCCGGTTCCCCTCCAACCGGTCGCGGACCTTGTGGACCTCCTCCCCGGCCGTGCTCCCCGCACCGCTGCGCGGGGACGCGCCCGACCAACCGCAGCTGGAGGGTTGGGACAAGGCCGCCCTGGACGACTTCCGGGCGCGGACCAAGGCGCACGACGCGGAGGAGGAGCTGCGCCTGGGGTACGTCGCGTTCACCCGTGCCGCCCACCACCTGGCCGTCACCTCGCACTGCTGGGGCCAGCGCGCCACCCCGTTCGGGCCCTCGGACTACCAGCGCTCCGTCCGCGAGCACCTGGAGGCAGCGTCCGTGCCGGTCGAGCGCTGGCTGGAGAAGCCCGAGCGTGGGACGCCCAACCCCAACGACCAGGTCGACTCGGTCCGCGCCTGGCCCTCCACCGGTCTGGGCCGCGAGACGGAACGACGTCTCGTCGCCGCCGAGCTCGTCCGCAGCGTCGACCCGACCGCTCCGGACGAGGGGCTGGACATGATCGAGGCGGCGCGGGTCGCCGACTGGGACGCCGACCTGGGCCAGCTGCTCGCCGAGGCCCGGGCGGAGCGGGCCACCGGCGTGGAGGTGCCGATGCCGCGCAGCCTCTCCGCGACCGCGGTGGCCAGGCTGCGCGACGACCCGCGGGGGTTCGCCCGCGAGCTCGCCCGCCCGATGCCCCGCCCGCCGGCTCCCCAGGCACGGTTCGGCACCGCCTTCCACGCCTGGGTCGAGGCCCGGTTCGGCCAGCAGCAGCTGCTCGACTTCGACGACCTGCCCGGTCGCGCAGACGCCGGCATCGACGACCGGGACGACCTGCGCGAGGTGATCGAGCGGTTCGAGGCGGGGCCGTTCGCGGAGCGGGCTCCCTACGTGGTGGAGGAGCCGTTCGCGCTGGTCCTGGCGGGCCAGGTGGTGCGCGGCCGGATCGACGCGGTCTACCGGGAGCCGGACGGCGGCTACCTCGTGGTCGACTGGAAGACGAACCGGGCCGAGACCGCGGACCCCCTCCAGCTGGCGATCTACCGGCTCGCGTGGGCCGAGGTGCGCGGGGTCCCGGTGGAGTCGGTGCGGGCGATCTTCCACTACGTACGCACGGGCAGGACGGTGGAGCCCGAGGGCCTTCCGGGTCGTGCGGAGCTGGAGCGCCTGGTCCTGCCGTCCTGA